The window taaaagggtatgggacgggtatAGGTTCAAAAACATTACCTGGAACAGGTATGGAAATACCCCTAGAGGatccggtacccgttacccatCATAACTcgttttaatattaaaaatattgttatATTTTAGATGCAAGATGTGGGATTTAAACTCACAAATTTTTGTTATTCAATCATTGaatgataccactaagctattttatttttattgattaagattaaaatatatataacttaaTATGCATAGTTGGTTATTAATTTCAATCAACATATAAGAGAAATCATAAATCATTCATATCCTATTACACAAcatgtttgttcaatttttaaatggatgatttattaaattgatgttttgtttttgtaacattttttattttatgtattgattctCAACTAGTAACGGTACCTGTGGgcacccgcgaattaaatgggatggGTATAGGATGCAAAAATATACATGTTTGGAGTAATAAGATTGGtacaagtaattaaaaaataaacgagtAAAGGTTTGGAATTAGCACTACctgcgggtaccctacccgttacCATCCCTGTTGAAAATGCTTTTGGTTGTGAGTAGTTCTAGTAAGAAAAATAATCATGCTTGTGATGTGTGTTCGTATGCAAAGCAGCCTAGAAGTAGTTTTCCCATTAACAATAATAAAGTTAGCCGTATGTTTGAACTAGTTCATTTAGACAGCCTTTTGGGGatcattatttttttacaattgTGGATGATTATTCTAGAGGAGCGTGGATTTATTTTTTGAGTAATAAAAGTGAAGTTAAACATAtgttctttaattttattattgtgGTTAAACGTCAATTTGCACAAGATATTAAGATCGTCTGTAGTGATAATGGGGCTGAGTTTAACTTTTTGCATGATTATTTTTTGGAgaatgaaattttatttgagaCTTCATGTGTCgagactcctcaacaaaatgggagaGTCAAACGAAAACATCAACAAGTTTAAATGTGGTCAGGGCATTAAGATTTCAAGAGAATTTGCTGCTAGATTTTTGGAGAAAATGTGTCTTAGCGGTTTGTCACTTGATGAAAGAACACCTTATGTTCTACTTAATAATAAAACACCTTATGAATTGTTGTTTGATAAAGTTCCTTATTATGAAGAAATTCGAAAATGGGTGATGCACATATGGTTCCTATTGAATCTAATGCATAAAAAAGGGTGGTCGGTTTAAAGATGCATGATATATTCTCAAACAAACGATAATTGCAAGATGCACTTGGAAAATATGCAGTTAAGAATATATTCGAATGGAGAGTATACAAATCTGACAAGTCCTCGTGTGAAGTTAGATGTAAGCATTATGAGACACGTAAATGACAGGCTAGAGGTATTGCAATATATAATTCCAATATGCTCAGGCTTCGAAGAATGGATGATATGAACCAACACACATGCGTCATAGATCAAATATTACCAGTTCTagtctctctctaactctccatttctctctctagaacCAGTTCAACACCTGCTTCTTAACATCATTGCCTTTAATCCTTCTTCAAATCTCACTAGAAATCCAAGGATATCCAGGAAAGTTCATGTTAAATCCTTACTATTTgagcttttaattattttcagcAGAACCTCGACAACACCTGATCGAACAGTTAGTGCGCAATTTATGTGAAATTGAACAAGCTCAAATAATGAACTCAAAGCAACACCTCAATGGCACCTGATTGATCCTGGAGAAATAGAGCGGCAAATTACAAGTCTAACACATCACAAATGGAGCAATTTGAAGCGTAAGTGTCCTCCCTACAATGCCGTGTTCGATTCCTTATGTATCTTTGGTAGATTGGTTGTGAATGGAGCTATTTGGGCACCCACGGTCCGTGCGACTCTTCATTTAGTGATTTATGTTTTACTATTTATGGCTCTTTTGGTAGAttggttgtaaatgttatgATAGTGTTGTCTCAAGGTGGGCTTTGTGTTGGGTATTTGATTTTCATAAGTACCACTTTAGCTAATTTGTTTAAATCCCCATCTACCATGAGCTTAACTTCTTCTGAAAATCATGGGTTTGAAATGAATTTAGTGTTATTGTTCTTTTTTATACTACAGATTGGTCAACTGTTGTTGCTATTAAAGTGTGGTGGATTTGGAGAGGTGTGAACTATAGAGTTTTTAAACGATGGTTTGgatgtgagagagagagagagagagagaggaaattTGAAGAGACATAATGAAGAATATAGGGAGTTAAAGAGATCAAAATTTAGTGTTAAGAAATGAGGAATCGCATGGAAAAGATGAATGAGGGAAACCCATAAATGTGTATTTTAGTAATAACACATGTGGTGGGTCCCACTTTTACCAATGGATGGGATGAAAATTATTGACGTGAAAGTTTTGACCAGCATTGGCCGGTTATTTTTACCTGATGTACATCATATTGGGAGGTCATAAggtcgtatatattagtgagataAAATAACGGttgaaggttgtacatcaaagtgtgaaatTGTGTAAATATTGTGCACCATGATAAAACCTATTGTaaaatgatttcatgataaaataataaaaaaaaaaaggaaaattgcaaaattgaatcaatttggaggcctatttacatatttaaaccaaTTACCCAATGCATTACATAACTAGactatttatttgtgacttcccaaaatacccaaattgtttcatcttcctctcttcctttctttcttcttgtacGAACCGAAGGCATCCTTTCAtattcctctttcttcttcctctcttggTTCATTTCTTCTTGTGCGAATCGAAGGCATCGTTTCATCTTcatgtttcttcttcctcttttagtttctttcttcttgtgagaACTCGAAGGCACCATTTTCGTTGAAGAAATGATTTTTTTATGCGTTTATCATACTGTTTATTGTCGATTTCAATTGCAAAATGCggaaaaaatgtaagtatctactatATTTTATGATTTTCGTGTTATCTCTTTGTACGATTTTGGTTTATGGTTTAGTTgtgcttttttgttttttagctATATTTTGCGAAATGGAACTTAGAGATAGTTCAAAATGATAGTATGGATGCCATTTTTTTTCTAGAAAACGACTTCGCAAAATGAGTTTACTTCGCAGTTTGCATTTTTTTCTAGGAAATGACTTTGCAGAATGAGTTTGCTAAAAAAAATGACTGAAAATGAATTgaaatagtattttttttttctaaaaaatgacTTTGCAAAATGAGTTTGCTCCTTCCGGAGGGGTCCGAGCCATCAGTGAGATACCACTCTAGAAGAGCTAGAATTCTAACCTTGTGCTTCGCGGTTTGTGAAAACTGCGAAGCAAAATTATGGACTGAAATAGTACTTTTTCCAGAAAATGACTTCGTAGAATGAGTTTGCTTCGCAGTTTTCACAAATTGCGAAGTAAACTCATAATATCAAGTTGTATTTaccttcgcaggcttcgcaatAAGCAAAATTGTGAAGCGCTTCTTTCATTATTTCCCTAAAATGACTAAATTTTTGTGAAGGTTGAATACAAATGCATCAAATTCAAGTATACATTTAGCTTGAATACAAAGACATCAATCACATTGACATGTGATTGGGATGTGCTGAAGAAAGTGAAGATCAAATTAACTAGAGAGCGAATGTTGACTTTTTGGGTTTAGGATAGTACACTGGTGCTCATGTCATTGCTGGAAAGCATACCCCTGATACATTCACTAATCAATTGCAAACTTCCTTTAAGGAGTCTTGTCTACTTACTGATCCAAGAAGTGATCACCAGGGAAGTACTTAGTTTAGGGGTTAGGGTTTAGGATTTAGTTGTATTCTTAAAGACAGTGATACGACTATTGTTGGagtattgttgcaatcttgttgtaaatttcgATAGTGTTTTGTTTTGATGTTGTTTGGTTATACGTGGGTTTATGGTTTAGTTGTATTCCAAACGACAGTGATACGACTCTTGTTGAATTATtattgcaatcttgttgtagattttgataatgttttGTTTTGATGTCGTTTGGTTTTACATGTTGTTTACTTGTGgatattttaggcaaataacaaaaaaatactAGTTTGCATTTTTCACAAACTGTGAAGTGAAATACCACTTCGCAGAATGACTTCGCAGTTTTGCAAACTGCAAAGCAAACTCATGTACTGAAGTAGTATTTCCCTTCGCAGTTTTGCTCAGGCTTCACAGtttgtgaaaaatgcgaagtaaaatcatatgCGGGAAATATTATCCTCGGCAAAACGTATAACATACTTAAGAAATTGCAGAACCTTAAAGCCAATCGAAAAAAATAGTAGAAATACAATAGATatacaaatatgatttttaCGGTGTCTTAGAGTGCAAACGAAGAAAGAAACGTAGAGACAAAGAAAAAAGAGTAAGAAACTGTTAAGttgttatacatatatatatatattggaaaagtcataaataaaataatctaGATATATAGCGTGTTATGTAAATGTTTAAGGGGGTGTTTGATTGCTCTTTTTCATGCTtcttttgccttttcacttcaaaagggaaagttttaggtgtttggttagtgacctcgtGTTTGTCTTTTACATCTAAAAAGCAGCATTAGGTATTTAGTTAGTGATCTCCTAATTGCCTTTTACACTCGAAAAGCAGCATTTTACAAaaacagagaatctctgctttttggaaaagcagctttttccaacagcaaacaacaaagcGTAACAGCAATAGCAAATCGTAACAGCAAACTTTAATAGCAACAGCAAaaagtaggtaaaacaaacgggtcaTTTGGACAAAAGTATGTAAATGAGCCTATCCAATTTtgtaatgggtaaattacactcatggtcactgaactttatccattttcacattatagccactcaacttcatttcttcccggtatggccactcaactttatactttttaacatcggtgaccactcaattttaactaacttcttaaaatgaccgttaataatcgttaacgaccttaaaatgaaaatattcaagaattaaagttgttcataacgatatttaccatgaaatcacattttttattttcgaaaatcacattttttggagctttctctatctaaaatttcactttctctctcataaccaaacaacacctaaatgacctcaaaacaaaaaatttcaagaattaaagttccttagaatatcattaatgctttggattttttaattttagccgtcaatggtcgttttgagacgttaagtggcTACCGATattaaaagtgtaaaattcagtggccataccaagaagaaataaagttcagtggccataatataaaaatgagtaaagtccagtggccatgggtgtaatttatacCTTTTGTAATTGAAAAACAAGTGTAAATAATTAGCGTTGAAAAATCGCAACAttcttatataaaaaaaaaaaaaatcgcaaCATTAGGACAAAAGGGTATCAACGTAATATCGGTAGTAATCATACACGTGTTCTATATCATCCCTCTCCTTCCTACTACCTTCCTTTTCCTACCCTGCTTTCCCAGATCCGATCTTCCCCTCTTTTCTCTCATTAACCAAACAGAGAATCGAATACCATAATCTACAGACACAGACCTCCGTCCAACACAGTTTTCTTCTCATCTCCGTCGCCAAACAGCCTCAGAAACAATGTCTTCTGCTTCTGGTTTTAGCGGCGATGAAACTGCTCCCTTCTTCGGCTTCCTCGGAGCCGCCGCTGCCCTTGTCTTCTCCTGTACTTACTCTCTccactttcttttttttacaattATTGCGATACCTtttgttttctctaaaattGGATCTTAATTGTTAAAGTCGGTTATTGTAAGTGTTTATAATGATATGTAGATTTACATTTACAGGCATGGGTGCGGCTTATGGGACGGCGAAGAGTGGGGTTGGAGTGGCTTCGATGGGAGTGATGCGACCGGAGCTTGTTATGAAGTCGATAGTTCCAGTGGTTATGGCTGGAGTTTTGgggatttacgggttaattatAGCGGTTATTATTAGTACTGGTATTAATCCCAAGGCTAAATCTTACTATCTTTTTGATGGCTATGCTCACTTGTCCTCTGGTCTTTCTTGCGGACTTGCTGGCTTATCTGCTGGAATGGCAATTGGAATTGTTGGTGATGCTGGAGTCCGGTAAGATTTGAATGAAATTGGCATATCATGTTTATAATGTCTAATGATTAGTCTTTTGTGATTCAATGAAATTCGCATGATATTTATAATTGGTAATGATTagtctttttttatttaatgaaattCTATCTTTTTTAGTTAATCTCCCTAGTAATTTAGTCATGTATTGGATTTGTCTAGATAACATTGTTTGgatatttatagtataattatGGAGTGTACAAAGTtgttatcattatttttatgaGAATCCCATCCATGATGAAATCAGGATGAGGATCAGGGTTCCAAATTATAGTCCTTCCTTCTACAATGCAAAATCTGGATCACTGTTACAAATTAAAGAAGCTTGTGAGGTGCAAAATGAGAAATTTTAATAAGAGAAAGTGAAGATCAAGTCCAAATGGGAGACTACTCTAGTTAAGCATTTCCGAGATCATAATCAATTGTTGGTTACTAGATTGTTGATTATTATGATGCTTAAATATGATAATATGTTGTTTATAATATTAGTCTCAAGTTGTGTGGACATTGGGCGAAGAAATTACTTAAGACGAAGAAAGTTCATTGCTATTCCGGACTTCAGTCCTGGGCTTACTCCAGGGCGGAATCAAGTTTGGAGATTCACAACCGGTGATTACTCCGAACTTCACTTTGGGCCTGAATCATGCCATTCTACATTTAGCTTTTTCTTTATGTTACTTTTAATTTTGGGTATTTAAACCCTAAAAACACTTGTAAGGAGTTTAGAGTTGAAGGTTTCTCTATGAGAGCTTCTCCGGTGTTCTTTGGGAAATTGGGACACTTCAACTTAACAATTGGATTTATTTCTTGGGCATTGGAGACTGGATTTGTGTCTTTGCAACTTTGTTTTGCAAGGGTTTCTGTCTGTCCGACCCTGATTCGTTGGCTTTCTTGGGAACCAAATATCGTTGTGGGTTTTCGAGGCACCATTCCCTGTGGGTTTGCATCAATTCGTGTATGTCCAAACTGATGCAAACTCACGAGGAATGGTGCCAGGAAAACCCATTAATGAGATTTGATTCCCAACGAATGACGGTCGGACATGCAAGAACTCTTGCAAAACAAAGTTGTAAAGATCCGAATCCAGTCTCCAACAACCAAGAAATAAATCAGATTGTTCGGTTGAAAGCGCCAcccaaataaaagataaatcaattttgattgataataaTTCATAAACTTCTTAGAACTTGTGTTTTTAGGGTTTCAACacccaaaaaaataatattgcACTATATCTTAGACTTCCACGGACTAAAAAGTCTaagctaaatgaaaaaaattttAGTAAAATTCATCCGTATAGAATGTAGAATCGCATGATTTGGATCCGGAGCAGAAATAACGCACTGATTCGCATGTTCCAAACCCCGTAGTGAAGCAGAAACTCCTTGTGAACCTTCAAACTTGATTCGGTCCAGGAGTAACAACGAAATTTGTCCGTCTTATGTGATTTCTTCACCTGATGTCCATCAAACTTGAGACTATATTATAAACTACATATTTAAGCATATCCTTGACCATGATAATCAACAATCTGGTAACAAACAATTTATTATGATATTGGAAATGCTTAACCACTATAATCTCAAATTTGGAGTTGGTCTTCGCCTTCTCTTCCCTTGGGATTTGAAAGTGATTAAAATTTCTCAATTTTGCACTGTCacctatgaagcaccgatactTCTAAGAGGTCAATGTACGCGTATCCGATACTCCGAGGACGGGGATACGGCCCGGAAGtatccttttctttctttttttattaggggatacttttcataattaattagttaaaaattgtaggttttttttttaaatataaggaTTATATAACAAATTAAATAAAGTAATATCAACCCACCACCcattaacaaattaaaaaactttaaaaatataaggattataTGACTTGTTAGTTAATATTGTAGATGTTATTTGTAGTTTTACAATGACTTTATGAATGTGATTTGtggtttatatatttatgtatcttctaaatttttcattataaatgatatatatattatttattatatataaaaattgccGTATCCCAGCCGTACCCGTATCTTATATCTTTTAGAAATGCCGTTTTCCATACCCGTATCGGTCCTTCATAGACTGTCACATGTTCTTTGGATTGTCGAGCAGAGGACTATAATTTGCAATCGTGATCTCGATTTCATAATGGATCTGATTTTAATAAAGAACTCAGATCAATAGGATACCTTGCTAGTCCCGAGCTGGGATCAAACTTTAAGCTGGACACTTGTTCGTTTTCCAAAAATTAGTCAAATGGTAGGAAGTGACATCTTAGCTTTTAGAAAGATATTTTTGTTGCTTCATTTAATGGTTATTGTTTTTTGGTTAGACATAATGCCTAGAAGTTAAATTTTTTGACCTTACACCTTTTGGTTGTATATTACACTACATGAAACAGCATCACCTTGACAGAATCGAGATATAAATGCTTTCAATTTGATTGAAAATAAAACAATGATTGCAAAACCCTCTTTTATTTACCAGTGAATTTATTCTAGTTTGGGATCATGGATGCCATCTTCTGGTTATATTCTTTTGTTGTATATTCTTCTGCTTGTTCTTTTAAACCCTAACCCCATAGCCAGGGTATGCTATTTAAGATAAGACAAGTCACGAGTCCTTTATCAAACGGTTTATCATAATGTTTCTCTATATCATATTTAATGTTCAAAATGTTTTCCAGGGCTAATGCACAACAGCCAAAACTGTTCGTAGGAATGATTCTTATCCTCATTTTTGCTGAAGCACTTGCTCTGTATGGTCTTATTGTTGGAATCATTCTCTCATCCCGAGCAGGCCAGTCTCGTGCAGAGTAAAAGCGGCCAAGGTGTAACTCTTAACGCGTCCTTTATTTTTCGGATAAAATTAAAGTGTATGGTGTATCCAGAAGTTGCTCAAATTCTCATAAATTATTTGAATCCATCCATCCCGGCAGTGCAACTCTTGTATATGTAGCATACTTGCCAGCCAGGAGCTGTATTCGTTCTGAAGAGTTTATTTATCTTCTCAATTAAGTTGGTTGTGAGCTTCGGTTTATTTGTGTCCTCAAAAGTCTTATGGCTCATCTTTATCGAGTTCTTTTCGCATAAATGATGGATTTTTATGGTTGAGATATTAAACCAATTGAAGCAATGAAAAATTACCTGATTTACAAGATATGTGTCCCTGCATTGATTGTTTGTTTGAAGGTACTGGatatatttagtttttttacTGCTTGATATATGTTCAATATTTACAAATATTGAATTGAGGGTGAAAATGGTCCCAAAGTTACTGGAGGTTTAATTTAGCGGCTCAGATCAAATTTTAGCTATTAgcaatatttgacaaattagtCGAGTACAAGCAGTTTCTTTCCGTCTTAGTCATGCTCTTGACTGCGAGAAACAAAATGCGAAGCTTATGCATCCTAACAtagtgtgtgtatatatatatatatatatatatttgttattATAAATCAGTTCTTGTCTACCAAATTCTAAATTTTTGAAAACAACCTAAGATGGGGTTGAGTTTTATTTCTAATACAATTTTAGGATTCCCACTTTGTTAGGATATATAGGGCTAATGTTTTGTTTCTCGCAGTAAAGATCGTGATCAATTAGGAGATCAATAATAATGAGGAGACGACCTGATTGTATTTGGgctaatttattaaatattgtCAATTTTGAAGCTGATACTCAATATTCGATTGAATGTTGCCATTTTGACTTCTAATTTCTCAATTACCTTATTTGTTTCATATCCCGTCTTCGTTACAACAAAAATCAACCAGGGAAAGTTAATATTGTTTTCTGCATCATTTTGCTGCTCTGGGCTTGTCTCGTTATGAGCTGAAAAATTCACGAGTACATGTCCCTTAAAGTTCAACTATCTTTTAAAAATGTCATATTTATCTTcggaatttgtttaaaatgacattAAATTCCTTTCTGAATACATGCAATGATATAAATTTTAGATAAGTCGAAGTACATGAAGTCTAAACAAGTTCGGTGGATGCATAAACATAAGATGTTTTCAAGTACCTTCCACTTATCATTTCATTGCAAGGATTTTTCCTGCTACAAATGAGGATGAATTTGTTTATAAATATATTGATTATATGCATAAAAACTGATTGCtggttatatataaaaaaaacaaatactaaacaattctgaaatggaactcattatggttatttaaaagggtaaataatttattagtcccttcctttttacctaacacattgtttagttctcctattttgaaaaacacattatgagTCTTAGAGCATCTTCAACAGCTTtttaaattggctcttaagttaaaatttgaggagggagagtaaaaaatcagctccaacaacctcttagttgCTCCTCAAATcattaagagcctcttcatcatctctattaatagagagcatctctccacctcttagtgtctcttaattcattttttattaatattttattattgaggagtctctctcctcacactattggtaaatataacaacaattaataattttagcgataaaataataaataaggagtggatATAAAGAGTATTGCtggagatgatatgtcttagtcactcttaaatcactaagagtcaattatttatattatttttagagagtgcactaagagtctcttggagatactcttatatcttttgtcaatattaactcaTTGGTCTTtctgtctaattttttttagctttttaaccgggatatttggcataaacagacaGCCAgcaaataacagagtaacatgaccattttgtatctactatagctgtcctgaaagctaagatatgttcggttaaaaatctaaaaaactaGACAAAGAGACCAAattgttaatattgacaaaagatagaaACCTTATAAtgtgattttcaaaataaatggactaaacagtgtattaggtaaaaaagaaaggactaataaattatttatccaattTAAAATAGTAACTCTCAGAGAAAAtcagtatttgaataaaaaGTCAAATCGAAAATCAATCAAATCCAATTTATCTTTGATCACAGATTATGTAATATTTGGTCattcaaaattatatttagatttATTAGAATTCCATACTAATTAAGAGGAACACCAAATTTTAAAAGTTATCATACTATTTAAATTTTCAAATATGAGAGATTTTGCTATGTGGTTCGGGTCCAAACCAACCCAAACCATTCAAGAATTTTCGATAAAAGAATACATCAATTTACTTAGTCATATCCGGCACGCATTTATTACatatctttcttctcttatctttattttaattttttattaaatatttttttacatatttaaGATTATGTTGTTGAGTTttgttaaattaaataattaaattttaacttgTTAGATTTTTATTACTCCATcagttattttttatatattgtttAAGATTTTTTATCAAGACTAATGCAA of the Euphorbia lathyris chromosome 7, ddEupLath1.1, whole genome shotgun sequence genome contains:
- the LOC136235242 gene encoding V-type proton ATPase subunit c4-like, translated to MSSASGFSGDETAPFFGFLGAAAALVFSCMGAAYGTAKSGVGVASMGVMRPELVMKSIVPVVMAGVLGIYGLIIAVIISTGINPKAKSYYLFDGYAHLSSGLSCGLAGLSAGMAIGIVGDAGVRANAQQPKLFVGMILILIFAEALALYGLIVGIILSSRAGQSRAE